A part of Armatimonadota bacterium genomic DNA contains:
- a CDS encoding M20/M25/M40 family metallo-hydrolase: MMLAVLSSVLLSDGPFDLDAVDPERLRATVSHLSSMNTRNTNTPECVEACKWVMSKFEEVPAFKGNVELMSYHITKGSRVPKDLDVVQVVATLPGKTGRTIVIGGHLDSINMAQGADPYTARAPGANDDLSGVSMTLEAARLMASKQWNATIKFVAFTGEEQGLLGSKALAARAKAENWDVEAVLSSDIVGSSQNKLGQKDDQHIRLFSEESDKHQGRELARFIEWQTRQSVKGFGVKLVFRRDRFGRGGDHTSFTAQDYAAVRFTEVFEEYAYQHTIDDLPEHMDFRYLANVTRVNLAALASLADAGEPPTGVRVVLDQSADTTLRWTTTPGTSYTVFWRATTSPVWEGAFEVGEASTYVAKRINKDDHVFAVGARGGVPVVAR; the protein is encoded by the coding sequence ATGATGCTGGCTGTTTTGAGCTCGGTCCTCCTTTCCGACGGCCCGTTCGACCTGGACGCGGTCGACCCTGAGCGGCTGCGTGCGACCGTCAGCCATCTCTCCTCGATGAACACGAGGAACACGAACACGCCCGAATGCGTGGAAGCGTGCAAGTGGGTGATGTCGAAATTCGAAGAGGTCCCTGCTTTCAAAGGGAACGTCGAACTGATGTCCTATCACATCACGAAAGGGTCGAGGGTCCCCAAGGACCTCGACGTCGTCCAAGTCGTCGCGACGCTTCCCGGCAAGACCGGCCGCACGATCGTGATCGGAGGGCACCTGGACTCGATCAATATGGCCCAGGGTGCCGACCCCTACACGGCTCGCGCTCCCGGCGCGAACGACGACCTGAGCGGGGTTTCTATGACCTTGGAAGCGGCCCGACTGATGGCCTCGAAGCAATGGAACGCGACCATCAAGTTCGTGGCGTTCACCGGCGAAGAGCAGGGCCTCCTCGGATCAAAGGCCCTTGCCGCCAGGGCTAAAGCCGAAAACTGGGACGTCGAAGCCGTCCTGAGCAGCGACATCGTCGGCTCCAGCCAGAACAAACTCGGTCAAAAGGACGATCAGCACATCCGGCTCTTCAGCGAGGAATCGGACAAGCACCAGGGGCGCGAGTTGGCCCGGTTCATCGAGTGGCAGACGCGACAGAGCGTCAAAGGCTTCGGGGTCAAGCTGGTGTTCCGTCGGGACCGCTTCGGCCGCGGAGGCGACCACACGTCCTTTACCGCACAGGACTACGCCGCGGTGCGTTTCACCGAGGTCTTCGAGGAATACGCGTACCAGCACACGATCGACGACCTACCCGAGCACATGGACTTCCGATACCTGGCGAACGTGACGCGGGTGAACCTCGCCGCTTTGGCCTCGCTCGCGGATGCGGGCGAGCCGCCGACGGGAGTCCGCGTCGTCCTTGACCAGTCTGCCGATACGACCCTTAGGTGGACGACAACACCAGGGACGTCCTACACCGTGTTCTGGCGCGCGACGACGAGTCCGGTCTGGGAAGGCGCGTTCGAGGTCGGAGAAGCTTCGACCTACGTCGCCAAGCGCATCAACAAGGACGACCATGTCTTCGCCGTCGGCGCGAGGGGCGGCGTCCCCGTCGTCGCACGCTGA